The following proteins are encoded in a genomic region of Thermococcus henrietii:
- a CDS encoding undecaprenyl-diphosphate phosphatase translates to MVGLVEALLSGVLVAVASVLPLSPEGSLSSLIPGYSAFLVPAYLGVTFAVFFRYRETYSRLSLQAMRGIYEAELKYLFFVAVFTVLLGFSVSKLACRVSQLEAGVINLIVGIFLLAVALSWPKLALLRGLDERLPEQPSILDSLSSGVLQGLSFLGPLSRTGLVTLGLVLPGHSARKAIQWGFMASPAYFVLRLFLMGTWRPDGPVWIPFSAFLAAFFVTLLGISLLERLAGSHDRKFLLAFGLIAIIVYTLEVIM, encoded by the coding sequence ATGGTTGGACTCGTGGAGGCTCTCCTCTCGGGGGTCTTGGTTGCGGTTGCTTCGGTGCTACCCCTCAGTCCGGAGGGGAGCCTGTCGTCCCTGATTCCTGGTTACTCGGCTTTCCTCGTGCCCGCTTACCTAGGGGTGACTTTCGCCGTCTTCTTCAGGTACCGGGAAACCTACTCCCGCCTCTCACTTCAGGCTATGCGCGGAATCTACGAGGCCGAGCTCAAGTACCTCTTCTTCGTGGCCGTCTTCACCGTGCTCCTCGGGTTCTCGGTCTCGAAGCTGGCCTGCAGGGTTTCCCAGCTTGAGGCAGGTGTTATTAACCTCATCGTCGGGATTTTCCTGCTCGCCGTCGCCCTTTCGTGGCCGAAGCTGGCGCTCCTCAGGGGTCTAGACGAGAGACTGCCGGAACAGCCGAGCATACTCGACTCCCTCTCGAGCGGGGTCCTTCAGGGACTGTCCTTTTTAGGTCCCCTCAGCAGGACCGGTCTCGTCACGCTCGGCCTCGTTTTGCCGGGTCACAGCGCCAGAAAGGCCATTCAGTGGGGCTTCATGGCTTCCCCGGCGTACTTCGTCCTCAGGCTCTTCCTCATGGGGACGTGGAGACCGGACGGGCCGGTGTGGATTCCGTTTTCCGCATTCCTCGCGGCCTTCTTCGTTACCCTGCTCGGCATCTCCCTGCTTGAGCGCCTCGCCGGGTCTCACGATAGAAAGTTTCTCCTCGCCTTCGGGCTGATAGCGATAATCGTTTACACTCTGGAGGTGATAATGTGA
- a CDS encoding NOG1 family protein translates to MKNPFEKMPTVLTADELIDKAFRRAERAASAYNPPGGKVAKARQREELRVRTVSNVVRDNLRKILDRTPGVSTLPRFYQELVDTLVDRDQFHRSLARVNWAIKTIRNLEQRYVEKIRYERDPKEIAKLRRAFYGRVADILHEIDDDLRYLNQARNVLKELPVVDLELPTVVIAGHPNVGKSTLLRALTNAKPEVASYPFTTKGINVGQFEEHYLRYQVIDTPGLLDRPLSERNEVEKQAILALKHLGDVIVYIFDPSEYCGFPIEEQMHLFEEILNEFGEFPFIVAINKVDIADEEKTKAIEEFVKAKGLESVKISARTGEGLEELKKRIIAVVEPKARELAKRIMEKELSKFREGI, encoded by the coding sequence ATGAAGAATCCGTTTGAGAAGATGCCGACGGTTCTTACCGCTGACGAGCTCATCGACAAGGCCTTCAGGAGGGCCGAGAGAGCTGCATCTGCCTACAACCCGCCCGGCGGGAAGGTCGCGAAGGCGAGGCAGAGGGAAGAGCTCAGAGTTAGAACCGTCTCGAACGTAGTTCGCGACAACCTCAGGAAGATACTCGACAGAACGCCCGGTGTCTCGACGCTCCCGAGGTTCTATCAGGAGTTAGTTGACACGCTCGTCGACCGCGACCAATTCCACCGCTCGCTGGCCAGGGTGAACTGGGCGATAAAGACCATCAGGAATCTCGAGCAACGCTACGTGGAGAAGATACGCTACGAGCGCGACCCGAAGGAGATAGCCAAGCTTAGGAGGGCCTTCTACGGCCGAGTCGCGGACATACTCCACGAGATTGACGACGATTTGCGCTATCTAAATCAGGCCAGAAACGTTCTCAAGGAGTTGCCAGTCGTCGATTTGGAGCTCCCGACGGTTGTCATAGCAGGCCACCCGAACGTTGGCAAGAGCACACTCTTGAGAGCTCTTACCAACGCGAAGCCAGAGGTGGCGAGTTATCCCTTCACAACAAAGGGCATAAACGTCGGCCAGTTCGAGGAGCACTACCTCCGCTACCAGGTTATAGACACGCCCGGTTTACTCGACAGACCGCTCAGCGAGAGGAACGAGGTTGAGAAGCAGGCGATTTTAGCGTTGAAGCACCTCGGAGACGTCATCGTCTACATCTTCGACCCGAGCGAGTACTGTGGGTTCCCAATTGAGGAGCAGATGCACCTCTTCGAGGAGATACTGAACGAGTTCGGCGAGTTCCCGTTCATAGTCGCAATAAACAAGGTGGACATCGCGGACGAGGAGAAGACAAAAGCCATCGAGGAGTTCGTTAAGGCGAAGGGGCTTGAGTCCGTTAAGATTTCCGCCCGGACGGGTGAGGGCCTTGAGGAGCTCAAGAAGAGGATAATAGCGGTCGTCGAGCCGAAGGCGAGGGAGCTGGCGAAGAGGATTATGGAAAAGGAGCTTTCGAAGTTCAGAGAGGGAATTTAA
- a CDS encoding DUF835 domain-containing protein: protein MSIPRSNLIPYLNFISRWVLFVAVAYKAHETRDKGWVLISTAFFIDAIGIEDYILAPLGVHINPQAYVIAAKIPNFFFGILIIWGAFHLKYGKTDFRHTVYISILAVASYIWLFLLATDVFKSPTERSILPSLVLGGSLVYLGWVLDKYVISRGTPEALFPWGLILLGTLNLTYPVTRFINWFAPIGFFLGGIFRLMAAVGAVKFVFYPVTPVKTEGKHPPQKGVFLFRSRGEAFRKLGKLWSMPGTVVITREDLRTLKSSLNSETLVFWVTRAKEGKLEEKPQIYAISPTKIEILTDLIARALAQGYKTIYVEAFEYLMLENGFENAVKFLLNLKDRVVSDGGTLVLVINPEALEERQKRIIEREFEELS, encoded by the coding sequence ATGAGCATCCCTAGAAGCAACCTCATACCCTACCTCAACTTTATTTCAAGGTGGGTACTTTTCGTTGCCGTTGCTTACAAAGCCCACGAAACTAGGGATAAGGGGTGGGTTTTGATTAGCACCGCGTTCTTCATAGACGCAATTGGAATCGAAGATTACATTCTGGCCCCCTTGGGTGTCCACATAAATCCCCAGGCTTACGTTATAGCCGCCAAGATTCCAAACTTCTTCTTTGGAATTCTGATAATCTGGGGGGCGTTCCATCTGAAGTACGGGAAGACCGATTTCAGGCACACGGTTTACATCTCCATTCTAGCTGTTGCCTCGTACATCTGGCTCTTTCTTCTCGCAACCGACGTCTTTAAGAGTCCCACTGAAAGGTCCATCCTTCCTTCTCTTGTTCTCGGAGGGTCGCTCGTTTACCTCGGGTGGGTCCTGGATAAATACGTCATCTCACGGGGAACGCCAGAGGCGCTCTTTCCCTGGGGATTAATTCTCTTGGGGACCCTCAACCTTACCTACCCGGTCACACGTTTCATAAACTGGTTTGCGCCTATAGGGTTCTTTCTTGGCGGAATATTCCGTCTGATGGCCGCAGTCGGTGCAGTCAAGTTCGTGTTCTATCCTGTGACCCCCGTTAAAACCGAAGGGAAACATCCACCTCAGAAAGGCGTTTTTTTGTTCCGCTCCAGAGGGGAGGCTTTTAGAAAGCTCGGCAAGCTTTGGTCAATGCCGGGAACCGTTGTTATAACAAGGGAAGATTTGAGAACCCTGAAAAGCTCCCTTAACTCTGAGACCCTCGTGTTCTGGGTCACGCGCGCGAAGGAGGGCAAGCTGGAGGAGAAACCCCAGATTTATGCAATAAGTCCGACGAAGATTGAAATCCTTACTGATTTAATCGCGCGCGCACTCGCCCAAGGGTACAAGACAATATACGTCGAGGCCTTCGAGTACCTGATGCTTGAGAACGGCTTTGAAAACGCCGTTAAGTTCCTTCTGAACCTTAAGGACAGGGTAGTGTCAGATGGAGGAACACTGGTTCTAGTTATAAATCCAGAGGCCCTTGAGGAGCGTCAGAAGAGAATAATAGAGAGGGAGTTCGAGGAGCTCAGCTGA
- a CDS encoding DUF555 domain-containing protein: MGDYLVVLEAPIIVRDVETSEDAINVAVSKVTKALNREKLDFVRVELGYSQCPVCGAHFESAFVIGNVGLVGMYLTLKVYNAQTIEHAERIAKAVVGKALKKVPLKVYEIRELEEDEEDGIEAEL; encoded by the coding sequence ATGGGAGACTATCTGGTGGTTCTCGAGGCGCCTATCATCGTGAGGGACGTTGAGACGAGCGAGGACGCGATAAACGTGGCGGTGAGCAAGGTAACGAAAGCACTCAACAGGGAGAAGCTTGACTTCGTCCGCGTTGAGCTCGGCTATTCCCAGTGTCCCGTCTGCGGGGCGCACTTCGAGAGCGCCTTCGTAATCGGAAACGTAGGGCTCGTCGGCATGTATCTAACGCTCAAGGTCTACAACGCCCAGACGATAGAGCACGCCGAGAGGATAGCCAAGGCTGTTGTTGGCAAGGCCCTCAAGAAAGTCCCCCTCAAAGTCTACGAGATTCGGGAGCTCGAGGAGGACGAGGAAGACGGCATCGAGGCCGAGCTCTGA
- a CDS encoding 7-carboxy-7-deazaguanine synthase QueE: MKLIMAEVFNSWQGEGGSVPGSAFGRRQIFVRFAGCDLHCAWCDSREFIDASRVSRWRYEVEPFTGRFEYKPNPAELDEVVEAITRLDTGDIHSISYTGGEPTLQVKPLKALMGKMKELGFDNFLETHGGLPELIREVAPLTDYASVDIKDETAKATEDWRSLVLREVESIRILKEAGVKVYAKLVVTSETKVENVRWYAELLKGLAPLVIQPREPIDISQARLMELYREASLIMGRKNVGLSFQVHKYLNVL, translated from the coding sequence ATGAAACTCATAATGGCCGAGGTCTTCAACAGCTGGCAGGGCGAAGGGGGGAGCGTTCCGGGAAGCGCCTTTGGGAGAAGGCAGATTTTCGTCCGCTTCGCCGGCTGCGACCTCCACTGTGCCTGGTGCGACTCAAGGGAGTTCATTGACGCATCTCGCGTTTCGCGGTGGCGCTACGAGGTTGAACCGTTCACCGGAAGGTTCGAGTACAAGCCGAATCCCGCGGAGCTTGATGAGGTCGTTGAAGCCATTACTCGCCTCGACACTGGGGATATACACTCGATAAGCTACACCGGTGGAGAACCCACCCTTCAGGTGAAACCCCTGAAGGCCCTCATGGGGAAGATGAAGGAGCTCGGCTTCGACAACTTCCTCGAAACCCACGGCGGGCTCCCGGAGCTCATAAGAGAGGTCGCCCCTCTAACCGATTACGCGAGCGTTGACATAAAGGACGAGACCGCTAAAGCGACCGAGGACTGGCGCTCCCTGGTTCTCCGCGAGGTTGAGAGCATTAGGATTCTGAAGGAAGCAGGAGTCAAAGTTTACGCCAAGCTCGTGGTCACTTCGGAGACAAAGGTTGAGAACGTCCGGTGGTACGCCGAGCTTCTGAAGGGCCTTGCTCCCCTTGTAATCCAGCCGAGGGAGCCGATTGATATCAGCCAGGCGAGGCTGATGGAACTTTACCGCGAAGCTTCACTCATCATGGGGCGGAAGAACGTTGGACTGAGCTTCCAGGTTCACAAGTACCTCAACGTTTTGTGA
- the glmU gene encoding bifunctional sugar-1-phosphate nucleotidylyltransferase/acetyltransferase, whose protein sequence is MKGVILAAGKGERLRPLTDDRPKVVLKVANRPIIEYVLENLYPFVDEFVIVVRYKSEWIKKTLGDEFGGKPITYVEQLPGEGTAKAIESARESVEDEFIVANGDIYFEEEAVRELVSAFRREKADVALVVKHFKDLSHFGKVEVEGSRVTRIAEKPGKIAGYANLGIYTFRSSVFDFIEKTGLSERGEYEITDTINLMIDAGLKVVAVPYDGYWNDVGRPWNLLELNEYLLKNKLRHEIRGTVEEGAVVVPPVEIGEGTVVRSGAYIIGPVKIGRDSRIGPNCFIRPHTSIGDNCHIGNAVEVKNSIIMDNSNAPHLNYVGDSIIGENTNLGAGTITANLRHDRGNVKVEIKGKLEDSGRHKLGAIIGHNVKVGINVSIYPGRKIGSNAFIGPGVIVDRNVPPNSLVVVRQEKLVMEK, encoded by the coding sequence GTGAAGGGTGTAATCCTCGCGGCTGGAAAGGGTGAAAGGCTCCGCCCTCTCACGGACGACAGGCCAAAGGTGGTTCTCAAGGTCGCCAACCGGCCGATAATCGAGTACGTCCTCGAGAACCTGTACCCGTTCGTTGACGAGTTCGTGATTGTGGTTAGATACAAGAGCGAGTGGATAAAGAAGACCCTCGGGGACGAGTTCGGGGGCAAGCCGATAACCTACGTGGAACAGCTGCCGGGGGAGGGAACGGCAAAGGCCATAGAGAGCGCCAGGGAGAGCGTCGAGGATGAGTTCATAGTTGCAAACGGTGACATCTACTTCGAGGAGGAAGCGGTTAGAGAGCTCGTCTCGGCCTTCAGGAGGGAGAAAGCGGACGTCGCCCTTGTTGTGAAACACTTCAAGGATTTGAGCCACTTCGGCAAGGTCGAGGTTGAAGGCTCAAGGGTAACGCGCATAGCAGAAAAGCCGGGTAAAATAGCTGGTTACGCCAACCTCGGCATCTACACCTTCCGTTCGAGCGTCTTTGACTTCATAGAGAAGACCGGCCTGAGCGAGCGCGGGGAGTATGAGATAACCGACACGATTAACCTCATGATTGACGCCGGGCTTAAGGTTGTGGCGGTTCCCTACGATGGCTACTGGAACGACGTTGGAAGGCCGTGGAATTTACTTGAGCTCAACGAATACCTGCTCAAGAACAAGCTCAGGCACGAGATTAGGGGAACGGTCGAGGAAGGGGCGGTGGTAGTTCCCCCCGTTGAAATCGGCGAGGGGACGGTGGTAAGAAGCGGGGCCTACATAATCGGGCCGGTGAAGATTGGCAGGGACTCCCGGATAGGGCCGAACTGCTTCATAAGGCCCCACACGAGCATAGGCGACAACTGCCACATCGGCAACGCGGTTGAAGTCAAGAACTCCATCATAATGGACAACAGCAACGCACCGCACCTCAACTACGTCGGCGACTCGATAATCGGCGAGAACACGAACCTCGGCGCGGGGACGATAACGGCAAACCTGAGGCACGACAGGGGCAACGTCAAGGTTGAAATCAAGGGGAAGCTCGAGGACAGCGGCAGGCACAAGCTCGGGGCAATAATCGGGCACAACGTAAAGGTTGGTATCAACGTCAGCATCTATCCTGGCAGAAAGATTGGGAGCAACGCTTTTATAGGGCCAGGTGTTATCGTTGACCGCAACGTCCCGCCAAACAGCCTCGTGGTAGTGAGGCAGGAGAAGTTGGTGATGGAGAAATGA
- a CDS encoding MBL fold metallo-hydrolase, whose translation MKVTIIYENHSGFRKGLLGGHGFSALVERGGVRVLVDTGTDGRVLLNNMEALGIEPDSIDYLFITHGHYDHTGGLKALLEARSKPLKVIAHPGIFQRRIALKPRRREIGIPFTREELEGLGAEFVLREGPFEFAEGFMSSGEIERLTWDRAVGYFPDGTKDPVKDDMALILDLDDSTAVITGCGHSGVINIVRHAEKVSGKPVKALIGGLHLIGAKEELLEDVLKNVKARLYAGHCTGLESFAYLRCRLGERVEPLHVGKVIEL comes from the coding sequence ATGAAGGTTACGATAATTTACGAAAACCACTCGGGTTTCCGGAAGGGTCTCCTTGGTGGGCACGGCTTCTCGGCCCTCGTGGAGCGCGGAGGCGTTAGGGTGCTCGTCGATACCGGCACGGACGGGAGGGTCCTCCTCAACAACATGGAAGCTCTGGGAATCGAGCCGGACTCGATAGATTACCTCTTCATAACCCACGGCCACTATGACCACACTGGGGGCTTGAAGGCGCTTTTGGAGGCACGCTCGAAGCCTCTGAAGGTAATCGCCCACCCCGGAATCTTCCAGAGGAGGATTGCCCTGAAGCCGAGGAGGAGGGAGATTGGGATTCCCTTCACGCGGGAGGAGCTTGAGGGGCTCGGCGCCGAGTTCGTTCTGAGAGAAGGGCCGTTTGAGTTCGCCGAGGGCTTCATGAGCTCCGGCGAGATTGAAAGGCTGACTTGGGACAGGGCCGTCGGCTACTTCCCAGATGGAACGAAGGACCCTGTGAAAGACGATATGGCGCTCATCCTCGACCTCGACGATTCAACGGCCGTAATCACGGGCTGTGGCCATTCGGGAGTGATTAACATCGTCAGGCACGCCGAGAAGGTCAGCGGAAAGCCAGTGAAGGCCCTAATCGGCGGACTGCACCTGATTGGCGCGAAGGAGGAACTGCTTGAAGACGTCCTCAAAAACGTCAAAGCCAGGCTCTACGCGGGCCACTGCACGGGGCTTGAGAGCTTCGCCTACCTCCGCTGCCGGCTCGGGGAACGGGTCGAACCCCTGCACGTGGGCAAGGTCATCGAGCTTTAG
- a CDS encoding CBS domain-containing protein has product MVGIQVQEVMTDRFQKIDIDAPLSDAIGIFEKEDPDLILVFDGNLYKGVLTQDLIIRSHLKWDPTKAKVRDAYKPAPVIKPDEDLSKAAKLMMEVDLRSLPVGESKAEIIGVINDIAVLDRVSETEFGKRKVEEFMTKDVITLKPDDTVAKALATMRDHAISRIPIVNEEGKLEGLVTLHDLIVRFIKPRFRAKAGELAGEKIPPFSMPLRDVMIRGVITILPDAKVREAVATMKDNDIDGLVVVNENNKVVGILTVKDLLLPISKMTEKEARFYLQLGGDASILSDFTRERIIEDIKRFVDGYEDLLGQEGIIYLYIRRFPEKFRGVHLYQARMRVVTDRGVFVATGETWGAIQAVHDALRAIERQLLQKAELEKDTRYAKRFLEKLGLS; this is encoded by the coding sequence ATGGTCGGAATTCAGGTGCAGGAGGTAATGACCGACAGGTTCCAGAAGATAGACATCGACGCCCCCCTTTCTGATGCCATAGGAATCTTCGAGAAGGAGGACCCCGACCTCATTCTGGTGTTCGATGGAAACCTGTACAAAGGCGTTCTGACCCAGGACTTGATTATTCGCTCCCACCTCAAGTGGGACCCCACGAAGGCCAAGGTTAGGGACGCTTACAAGCCTGCCCCGGTTATAAAGCCCGACGAGGATTTGAGCAAGGCCGCAAAGCTTATGATGGAGGTTGACCTCCGCTCCCTCCCGGTGGGGGAGAGCAAGGCTGAAATCATCGGTGTTATAAACGATATAGCCGTCCTTGATAGGGTTTCTGAGACCGAGTTTGGTAAAAGAAAGGTAGAAGAGTTCATGACCAAGGACGTTATAACCCTCAAGCCCGACGATACCGTCGCCAAGGCCCTTGCAACGATGCGCGACCACGCGATATCGAGGATTCCAATAGTTAATGAGGAGGGCAAGCTCGAAGGTCTCGTCACGCTCCACGACCTCATAGTGAGGTTCATTAAGCCCCGCTTCAGGGCCAAGGCAGGAGAACTGGCCGGCGAGAAGATACCGCCCTTCAGCATGCCCCTCCGCGACGTGATGATTAGGGGAGTCATAACGATTCTCCCGGACGCGAAGGTCAGGGAAGCGGTCGCCACGATGAAGGACAACGACATAGACGGCCTCGTCGTCGTCAACGAGAACAACAAAGTCGTTGGAATACTCACCGTCAAGGACCTGCTCCTGCCCATCTCGAAGATGACCGAGAAGGAGGCGAGGTTCTACCTCCAGCTCGGCGGTGACGCCTCGATACTCAGCGACTTCACGAGGGAAAGGATAATCGAGGACATCAAGCGCTTCGTCGACGGCTACGAAGATTTACTCGGCCAGGAGGGCATAATATACCTCTACATCAGGCGCTTCCCCGAGAAGTTCAGGGGAGTTCACCTCTACCAGGCCAGGATGAGGGTCGTCACCGACAGGGGCGTCTTCGTTGCCACCGGCGAAACCTGGGGAGCGATACAGGCGGTTCACGACGCTTTGAGGGCCATCGAGAGACAGCTCCTTCAGAAGGCAGAATTGGAAAAGGACACGCGCTACGCCAAGAGGTTCCTCGAGAAGCTCGGCCTCAGCTGA
- a CDS encoding DUF357 domain-containing protein, which produces MEREVTDEKLQKYFRITEEALKRLEVAVHEKSLLHAVAMDFLTMAKSYFEDARYYYEKGDYVTAFAALNYAHGFIDAGVRLGVFKGEDDRLFAFG; this is translated from the coding sequence GTGGAGCGCGAGGTAACCGATGAGAAGCTCCAGAAGTATTTTAGAATCACCGAAGAGGCCCTCAAGCGACTTGAGGTAGCCGTTCACGAGAAGAGCCTTCTCCACGCGGTCGCAATGGATTTCCTGACGATGGCAAAGAGCTATTTTGAGGACGCAAGGTACTACTACGAGAAGGGCGACTACGTTACCGCCTTCGCCGCTCTGAACTACGCGCACGGCTTCATAGATGCCGGCGTGAGGCTTGGCGTGTTTAAGGGTGAAGACGACAGGCTTTTCGCATTCGGGTGA
- a CDS encoding 30S ribosomal protein S8e, which translates to MAIWQGRSLKKPSGGRIVLARKKRKRELGREPANTRVAEEREKRKIIRTYGGNRKVRLVEALYANVFEGGKGKKVKILNVVENPANRQYARRNIITKGAIIETEIGKAVVTSRPGQDGVVNAVLLKEENA; encoded by the coding sequence ATGGCTATCTGGCAGGGAAGGTCACTCAAGAAGCCCTCAGGTGGAAGGATTGTCCTCGCGAGGAAGAAGAGGAAGAGGGAGCTCGGAAGAGAGCCCGCCAACACCAGGGTCGCCGAGGAGAGGGAGAAGAGGAAAATAATCAGGACCTACGGCGGTAACAGGAAGGTTCGCCTCGTTGAAGCCCTCTACGCGAACGTCTTCGAGGGTGGAAAGGGCAAGAAGGTCAAGATACTCAACGTCGTTGAGAACCCGGCCAACAGGCAGTACGCGAGGAGGAACATCATCACCAAGGGAGCGATAATCGAGACCGAGATTGGTAAGGCCGTCGTCACCAGCAGGCCCGGCCAGGACGGAGTCGTCAACGCGGTTCTCCTCAAGGAGGAGAACGCCTGA
- the pyrG gene encoding glutamine hydrolyzing CTP synthase, with protein MTKFIFVTGGVVSGLGKGITSASLGMLMKARGFRTTNIKIDPYLNYDAGTMNPYQHGEVFVLDDGGEVDLDLGNYERFLDTSLSFDHNITTGKVYSAVIEKERKGEYLGATVQVIPHITNEIKERIRRIARDYDVVIVEIGGTVGDIEGMPFLEAARQMQLEEGRENVAFVHVTYVPKLKVVGEQKTKPTQHSVKELRSLGIQPDAIVARSEEPLEESARRKISLFTNVPEEAVISAYDVEDTYEVPLMLEREGLARYLVKRLDLPEREPELEKWREMVDKYKGLDKEVEIAIVGKYVKLSDSYLSIKEALKHSSVANDVKVKIRWIEAEDVEREGVKLLEGVDGIIVPGGFGARGSEGKMMAIRYARENDIPFLGICFGFQLTVVEFARNVLGLKGAHSTEIDPQTPYPVVDLMPEQRDLDRLGGTMRLGAYPVHIKPNTLAKRLYGREIVYERHRHRWEVNPDYIEKFEEAGLVFSGIAGDDERRMEILELPEHSYFIATQFHPEFKSRPMNPAPVFRGLVEAAKKKRYQ; from the coding sequence ATGACGAAGTTCATCTTTGTTACGGGTGGTGTCGTCAGCGGTCTCGGGAAAGGAATCACCAGCGCTTCTCTCGGCATGCTCATGAAGGCAAGGGGCTTTAGAACGACGAACATCAAGATTGACCCCTACCTCAACTACGACGCCGGAACCATGAACCCCTACCAGCACGGCGAGGTCTTCGTCCTCGACGACGGCGGTGAGGTTGACCTCGACCTCGGCAACTACGAGCGCTTTCTCGACACGAGTCTGAGCTTCGACCACAATATAACCACAGGAAAGGTCTACTCGGCCGTCATCGAGAAGGAGCGGAAGGGCGAATACCTCGGCGCGACGGTTCAGGTTATTCCACACATCACCAACGAGATAAAGGAGCGCATAAGGAGAATCGCGAGGGACTACGACGTCGTTATCGTTGAAATCGGCGGAACGGTTGGAGACATTGAGGGAATGCCCTTCCTCGAAGCCGCGAGACAGATGCAACTTGAGGAAGGGAGAGAGAACGTCGCCTTCGTCCACGTTACGTATGTCCCCAAGCTCAAGGTGGTCGGTGAGCAGAAGACCAAACCCACCCAGCACAGCGTCAAGGAACTGCGCTCCCTCGGAATTCAGCCCGATGCAATAGTCGCTCGCTCCGAGGAGCCCCTTGAGGAGAGCGCGAGGAGAAAGATAAGCCTCTTCACCAACGTCCCCGAGGAGGCGGTAATCAGTGCCTACGACGTCGAGGACACCTACGAGGTCCCGCTGATGCTCGAGAGGGAGGGACTTGCGAGATACCTCGTCAAGAGACTCGACCTTCCCGAAAGGGAGCCGGAGCTCGAGAAGTGGCGCGAGATGGTGGATAAGTACAAGGGCCTTGATAAGGAAGTCGAGATTGCAATCGTAGGAAAGTACGTCAAGCTATCCGACTCCTACCTGAGCATAAAAGAAGCCCTGAAGCACTCGAGCGTCGCCAACGACGTCAAGGTCAAAATCAGGTGGATAGAGGCCGAGGACGTCGAGAGGGAAGGTGTTAAGCTCCTTGAGGGCGTTGACGGTATAATCGTCCCCGGGGGCTTTGGAGCGAGGGGAAGCGAGGGTAAGATGATGGCGATACGCTACGCGAGGGAGAACGATATTCCTTTCCTCGGAATCTGCTTCGGCTTCCAGCTGACGGTTGTGGAGTTCGCGAGGAACGTCCTCGGGCTCAAGGGGGCGCACTCGACCGAGATAGACCCACAGACACCGTATCCGGTCGTTGACCTGATGCCGGAGCAGAGGGATTTGGACAGGCTCGGCGGGACGATGAGGCTCGGCGCTTACCCGGTTCACATAAAGCCGAACACCCTCGCGAAGAGGCTATACGGCAGGGAGATAGTCTACGAGAGGCACAGGCACCGCTGGGAGGTCAACCCTGACTACATCGAGAAGTTTGAGGAAGCAGGCCTCGTCTTCAGCGGAATAGCGGGCGACGACGAGAGGAGGATGGAGATACTTGAGTTGCCGGAGCACAGCTACTTCATAGCGACCCAGTTCCATCCGGAGTTCAAGTCGAGGCCCATGAACCCGGCGCCGGTCTTCAGGGGACTCGTCGAGGCCGCGAAAAAGAAGAGGTATCAGTAA